The genomic region CAATCCGGCTCCCCGGTTCCAAGGTCACAATGGCCTTTTTCCAGTTGGGGCGGCGCCCTTCATGGCGTCCCATCCTTTTCATCTTGCCTAACATCTGCATGGTATTGACGTCCAGGACACGAACGTTAAAAATACTTTCGATTGCTTCCTTAATCTGAACCTTATTGGCCCGCCGGTCTACCGCAAAACAATACTTGTTCATCTCCATCAGGCGGGTACTTTTCTCGGTCACAATCGGTTTTTTAATGATATCACGCGGATCCATTATGCCAACGCCTCCTCGATGCGGCCCACGGCCTCTTTGGTCAGTAGCAGGTGGTCGTGGAGGAGAATATCGTAAACATTAAGACCATCCGTCTTCATCGATGAGACTCCAGGCAGATTACGCACGGATTTGGTCACGTTTTCATCTTTCTCCGCGAGCACCACTAGGGTTTTGGCGTTCGCCACGTTCAAATTGTTTAACACCGCAAGCGCGGCTTTGGTTTTTGGGGTTTCAAATTTCAAGTCTTCCAAAATGATCAGTTTGTCGTCCTTCACCTTCGCCGTCAAAGCCGACCGTAAAGCCTGACGCCAGGCTTTCTTCGGCATTTTAAAACCGTAAGCGCGGGGTACTGGCGGAAATACCACGCCGCCCCCCACCCACAACGGCGATCTCCTGCTGCCGTGACGGGCGCGGCTGGTTCCCTTTTGTCGCCATGGTTTGGCCCCGCCACCACGGACTTCACCTCTGGTTTTTGCCTTTGCCGTACCTAAACGGCGGGAAGCCAGTTGCATGAGAACCGCTTGGTGCAAGAGGTGTTCATTTATATTGGTGGCAAAGACCGTATCGGCCAGGTTCATCTCACCGACCTTTTTCCCGTCCATATTATAAACCGGTAAAATCGGCATGCCAATCCTCCTCTCCTCGTGGGTAATCCATTTAGCTCCGTACTTTCACACTCTTTTTGACCTGGACCAACGCGCCGTTACGACCGGGAACCGCTCCTTTAATTAAAAGAAGGTTCTTCTCCGGATCAACTTTGATCACTTCTAAACCTTGGATCGTAACACGGTGTCCGCCCATCCGTCCGGGAAGTTTCCGTCCTTTAAAGACTCTCTCTGGTCCAGTAGCCCCGAGCGAACCGGGTCTCCGGTGGTACATCGAACCATGGGACATTGGCCCGCGGTTGAAGTTATGCCTTTTCACGGCACCGGCAAAACCTTTCCCTTTGGCCTGACCGACCACGTCCACCAAATCTCCCTCTTTAAACAGGGAAACGTCAATGGCTTCACCCACTTTGTACTGGTCGGCTTCTTCCGGACTAATCCGAAACTCACGTAAAAACCGTAACGGTTTTACACCTGCTTTCGCAAAATGGCCTTGCATCGGCTTGTTCGTCTGTTTGGCTTTCTTTTCGCCAAAACCTAATTGAACGGCGGTATATCCTTCTTTCTCCTCGGTTTTGACCTGGACAACCAGACAGGGTCCCGCTTCCACAACCGTCACAGGAACCAAACTCCCCGCCTCAGTAAATACTTGCGTCATTCCAATCTTTTTCCCGAGAATTCCTTTTGCCAACCGAGTCACCTCCTAACCTTGACAAAAAAATTTCATAAGCGGATAAGAACAGCAGACTATAACTTAATCTCTATGTCGACACCAGCGGGCAGATCCAGGCGCATCAGCGCATCCACCGTCTTGGCACTGGGCTCCAAGATATCAATCAACCGTTTATGCGTTCTCATCTCAAACTGTTCGCGGGAGTCTTTGTCAATATGGACGGAACGCAGGACCGTAAAGACACTCCTCTCCGTCGGCAAAGGGATGGGGCCGGCGACCACCGCTCCGGTCCGTTTCGCCGTATCCACAATCTTCTCCGCCGACTGATCCAGCACCCGATGATCAAAGGCTTTCAAGCGGATTCTAATCTTCTGATTAGCCAATTCTCGTCCCTCCTTAAAGTGGAGACTTTTGCCAAAGTATTGTTCTTCTTTAACCCAGCGGCGTGCAGCTTAAAAGCTGCACGCCAACCCTTTTTTACTTTTACTCAAGAATCTTGGTCACA from Capillibacterium thermochitinicola harbors:
- the rplW gene encoding 50S ribosomal protein L23, translating into MDPRDIIKKPIVTEKSTRLMEMNKYCFAVDRRANKVQIKEAIESIFNVRVLDVNTMQMLGKMKRMGRHEGRRPNWKKAIVTLEPGSRIEFFEGV
- the rplD gene encoding 50S ribosomal protein L4 — protein: MPILPVYNMDGKKVGEMNLADTVFATNINEHLLHQAVLMQLASRRLGTAKAKTRGEVRGGGAKPWRQKGTSRARHGSRRSPLWVGGGVVFPPVPRAYGFKMPKKAWRQALRSALTAKVKDDKLIILEDLKFETPKTKAALAVLNNLNVANAKTLVVLAEKDENVTKSVRNLPGVSSMKTDGLNVYDILLHDHLLLTKEAVGRIEEALA
- the rplC gene encoding 50S ribosomal protein L3 → MAKGILGKKIGMTQVFTEAGSLVPVTVVEAGPCLVVQVKTEEKEGYTAVQLGFGEKKAKQTNKPMQGHFAKAGVKPLRFLREFRISPEEADQYKVGEAIDVSLFKEGDLVDVVGQAKGKGFAGAVKRHNFNRGPMSHGSMYHRRPGSLGATGPERVFKGRKLPGRMGGHRVTIQGLEVIKVDPEKNLLLIKGAVPGRNGALVQVKKSVKVRS
- the rpsJ gene encoding 30S ribosomal protein S10, translating into MANQKIRIRLKAFDHRVLDQSAEKIVDTAKRTGAVVAGPIPLPTERSVFTVLRSVHIDKDSREQFEMRTHKRLIDILEPSAKTVDALMRLDLPAGVDIEIKL